In one window of Maribacter sp. BPC-D8 DNA:
- a CDS encoding aryl-sulfate sulfotransferase yields the protein MKIKILTKFLGVLFVSFFLACSSDDDVTVVDEKEPEEGVIEEEEEQEPEVPTEVVYPIEGETGTILLNDKLLSQEGYVLVNESSEDRVYLMEKDSALIVHEWQLEFGLGNDVELLSDGRLLASLGVETPDFSFGGFGGIIQLINPDSSVDWEFTYVSEEHIIHHDVEMLPNGNVLAIVWDLRSAEELDAIGYLGEEEKVYTETIIEINPATDEIVWKWESWDHIVQDADDSKPRFGIINEHPELININFIDVLRETETPDGDIMHANGFDYDEENDLIYMTINNFSEVWVIDHSTTNAQAKTNTGGSYGKGGDLVYRFGNPTAYDNTFGERLFYNNHFPNLLENDVPGDGNILVYVNGNGDSQQSVVYELDLPSNFNLQVNGSNELDVIWSYTREGLYAPRVSGAVRLDNGNTLITSGTSGFIEVTKDKEVVWEFEGSGFYWRSYHYNLGSSALSFLNN from the coding sequence ATGAAAATTAAAATTTTGACCAAATTCTTGGGTGTACTTTTCGTTAGTTTCTTTTTGGCGTGCTCATCAGATGATGATGTTACTGTTGTTGATGAAAAGGAACCTGAAGAAGGGGTTATTGAAGAGGAAGAAGAACAAGAGCCTGAGGTGCCAACTGAAGTTGTTTATCCAATTGAAGGAGAAACAGGTACAATACTATTGAATGATAAATTATTATCTCAAGAAGGTTATGTATTGGTGAATGAGTCTTCTGAAGATAGAGTGTATTTAATGGAGAAAGATTCGGCATTGATTGTTCATGAGTGGCAATTAGAATTCGGATTAGGTAACGATGTTGAGTTATTATCTGATGGTAGATTGTTGGCGTCATTGGGAGTAGAAACGCCAGATTTTAGTTTTGGTGGTTTTGGAGGGATTATTCAATTGATTAATCCAGATAGTTCTGTTGATTGGGAATTTACATATGTCAGTGAAGAGCATATAATTCATCACGATGTTGAAATGTTGCCTAATGGAAATGTCTTGGCAATTGTTTGGGATTTAAGAAGTGCAGAAGAATTAGATGCTATTGGTTATTTAGGTGAAGAAGAAAAGGTGTATACTGAAACTATTATTGAAATAAATCCCGCTACAGATGAAATAGTTTGGAAATGGGAGTCTTGGGATCACATAGTACAAGATGCAGATGATTCTAAACCACGTTTCGGAATAATTAATGAACATCCAGAATTAATCAATATTAATTTTATCGATGTTTTAAGGGAAACCGAAACACCAGATGGAGACATAATGCATGCTAATGGATTTGATTATGATGAAGAGAATGATCTAATTTATATGACCATTAATAATTTTAGTGAGGTGTGGGTAATAGATCATAGTACAACCAACGCTCAAGCCAAAACAAATACTGGAGGTTCTTATGGTAAGGGTGGAGATTTAGTATACAGATTTGGTAACCCTACTGCTTACGATAATACATTTGGTGAACGTTTATTTTATAATAATCATTTTCCTAATCTATTAGAGAATGATGTGCCCGGTGATGGAAATATTTTGGTTTATGTAAATGGTAACGGAGATTCACAACAATCTGTTGTATATGAGTTAGACTTACCTTCTAACTTTAATTTACAAGTAAATGGAAGTAATGAATTAGATGTAATTTGGAGTTATACACGAGAAGGTTTATATGCGCCAAGAGTATCAGGTGCGGTTCGTTTAGATAATGGTAACACGCTAATCACTTCAGGAACTTCTGGTTTTATTGAAGTGACCAAAGACAAAGAAGTAGTTTGGGAATTTGAAGGGTCAGGTTTTTATTGGAGATCTTATCATTATAATTTAGGCAGTTCAGCACTTTCCTTTTTGAATAATTGA
- a CDS encoding SusC/RagA family TonB-linked outer membrane protein, with product MKQKLTWMLTPLLVLFMTFSFAQEKTVTGVVTDQSGLPLPGVSVVVVGTTNGSQTDFDGNYAINANSGEKLRFSYLGQKTVTMSVGASNTINVQLEEDAEALEEVVVVGYGSRSKELSTSAIATVSAEKIEAFVPSTSIDNILQGQAAGVQVTASNGRPGNTAFVQIRGVGSINAQTTPLYVIDGVPIPIDTERDFNPISNLNPSDIETFSILKDAATVSKYGSRGANGVILITTKRGKAGDARVKFSSSYGFGEMIPNNFDVMNATQKLEIERQYSALGVNAASSMPGANATPEELARLTSLDTDWQEALLKNSIIQSNNLSVSGGDEKLTYYMSLGYDKNTGIIKNIDGFERMSARLNTNYQAKDWLNIGANVSVSRSTTDLPRDRNNVQNPFRAMYDYNPYDPLFSTNADGSIVTDDQGNNVYNPTRSGFPIALALQTEQEDTRNLLLIGNISAGMTFSEKFSNNFSVGLISNRYNRTTRSIAGGVLQGFVGDANFPGTQTDNLNIDFEYNVNNVFTYSDTYNGVHNLSASFLLEYNENIATSMFASARGFPSPSIPYLDVAAEATNAGSSEARRILFSQGLFVDYDYDGRYIVSGSVRRDGSSRFGPDNKYGYFYSGSAAWNIANESFMENSIFNTLKLRASYGTSGNQNIGDFQYLNLLDFGNTYNGQTTALPIGVGNPQIQWESQAIFDVGVEFGLFNNRVNGVVDYFKKNSNELLLDRPISYTVGDENNSIFSNIGEIQNSGIEVSLSGDVIRTQNFKWTLGGNITFIDNEVIELVEGEDIVTGTFSDNILRVGEEINSYYMVEYAGVNPANGEPLYYDLDGNVTNEYSTSFQKLLEGKSPIADFEGGFYTAFSYKGFGLRGDFVYKGGNYIINNQLQEGLAIGNIDSNLRTDAFNYWKQPGDTNVLPSPLFQGTADQTSTRFLEKGDYLRLRTMTLDYNMPRDMIDGMGLNSLRFFVAGQNLFTITDFSGDPEVGLGSAESGEPGDVGFVPGSFNLFSYPNTRSYTFGVEVGF from the coding sequence ATGAAACAGAAGTTGACGTGGATGTTGACACCGTTATTGGTGCTCTTCATGACATTTTCCTTTGCACAGGAAAAAACAGTGACCGGTGTTGTAACCGATCAAAGCGGTTTACCGCTACCGGGAGTGTCCGTTGTAGTTGTTGGAACAACTAACGGGTCTCAAACAGACTTTGATGGTAACTATGCCATTAACGCGAATTCAGGTGAAAAATTGCGATTTTCTTACCTAGGTCAAAAAACAGTGACGATGAGTGTTGGTGCATCCAATACCATTAATGTACAATTAGAAGAAGATGCTGAAGCATTAGAAGAAGTTGTTGTAGTAGGTTACGGTTCTAGATCAAAAGAACTTTCAACATCTGCAATTGCAACAGTTTCTGCTGAGAAGATCGAAGCATTCGTACCTTCTACTAGTATTGATAACATCTTACAGGGTCAAGCTGCAGGTGTACAGGTTACTGCTTCGAACGGTAGACCAGGTAACACTGCCTTCGTTCAAATTAGAGGTGTTGGTTCTATTAACGCACAAACTACTCCTTTGTACGTAATTGATGGTGTTCCAATTCCTATTGATACAGAAAGAGATTTCAACCCAATTAGTAATTTGAACCCAAGTGATATTGAGACATTCTCAATATTAAAAGATGCGGCTACCGTTTCTAAGTATGGTTCTCGTGGTGCTAACGGTGTAATTTTAATTACAACCAAAAGAGGTAAAGCTGGTGATGCAAGAGTGAAATTTTCTTCATCTTACGGTTTTGGTGAAATGATTCCGAATAATTTTGACGTAATGAATGCTACTCAAAAACTTGAGATAGAGCGTCAGTATTCTGCTTTAGGTGTAAATGCTGCTAGTAGTATGCCTGGTGCAAATGCTACTCCAGAAGAACTTGCAAGGTTAACATCTTTAGATACAGATTGGCAAGAGGCTTTACTTAAAAATTCTATCATTCAATCGAACAATCTATCTGTTTCTGGTGGTGATGAGAAATTAACATACTATATGTCTTTAGGGTATGACAAGAATACAGGTATCATCAAAAATATCGATGGTTTTGAAAGAATGTCTGCTCGTTTAAATACAAATTACCAAGCAAAAGATTGGTTGAATATTGGTGCTAATGTTTCTGTATCTCGTAGTACTACAGATTTACCAAGAGATAGAAACAATGTTCAGAATCCATTTAGAGCAATGTATGATTACAATCCATATGATCCTTTATTTTCAACTAATGCAGATGGTTCTATAGTTACAGATGATCAAGGTAATAATGTTTATAACCCTACAAGGTCAGGCTTTCCAATTGCTTTGGCTTTGCAGACTGAGCAAGAAGATACAAGAAACTTATTGTTAATAGGTAACATAAGCGCTGGTATGACATTTAGCGAAAAATTTTCTAACAACTTCAGTGTTGGTTTAATTAGTAACAGATACAATAGAACTACGCGTTCTATTGCTGGTGGTGTATTACAAGGGTTTGTTGGTGATGCTAACTTTCCTGGTACTCAAACTGATAACTTAAATATAGATTTTGAATACAACGTTAACAACGTATTTACATATTCAGATACTTATAACGGTGTTCACAATCTTTCAGCTAGTTTCTTATTAGAATATAATGAGAATATTGCAACTAGTATGTTTGCTTCGGCTAGAGGTTTTCCTTCTCCAAGTATTCCTTATTTAGATGTAGCTGCAGAAGCAACAAATGCTGGTTCAAGCGAGGCTAGAAGAATTTTATTCTCTCAAGGTTTATTTGTTGATTATGATTATGATGGTAGATATATTGTTTCTGGTTCTGTTAGACGAGATGGTTCTTCTAGATTCGGTCCTGATAATAAATATGGTTATTTCTATAGTGGTAGTGCAGCATGGAATATTGCTAACGAGAGCTTTATGGAAAACTCTATATTCAATACGTTGAAATTAAGAGCGTCATACGGTACTTCTGGTAACCAGAATATTGGTGATTTTCAATATTTGAACTTATTAGATTTCGGAAATACTTATAACGGTCAAACAACAGCTTTGCCTATAGGTGTAGGTAACCCACAAATTCAATGGGAGTCTCAAGCTATATTTGATGTTGGTGTTGAATTCGGATTATTTAATAACCGTGTAAATGGTGTTGTAGATTACTTTAAGAAAAATTCAAATGAATTACTTTTAGATCGTCCTATCTCTTACACTGTTGGTGATGAGAACAATTCTATATTCTCTAATATTGGTGAAATTCAAAACTCAGGTATTGAAGTTTCTTTAAGTGGAGATGTTATTAGAACTCAAAACTTTAAATGGACACTTGGTGGTAACATCACATTCATTGATAACGAAGTTATAGAGTTGGTTGAAGGCGAAGATATCGTTACTGGTACATTTAGCGATAATATTTTACGTGTAGGTGAAGAAATTAATTCTTACTACATGGTTGAATATGCTGGTGTTAACCCTGCAAATGGTGAGCCATTATATTATGATTTAGATGGTAATGTTACCAATGAGTATAGTACTAGTTTCCAAAAACTTCTAGAGGGAAAATCTCCTATAGCTGATTTTGAAGGTGGTTTTTATACAGCTTTTTCTTACAAAGGTTTTGGTTTAAGAGGTGATTTTGTTTATAAAGGAGGAAACTACATTATTAACAATCAGCTTCAAGAAGGTCTAGCAATAGGTAATATTGATAGTAATTTAAGAACAGATGCTTTTAATTACTGGAAACAACCAGGTGATACTAATGTTTTGCCAAGTCCTTTATTTCAAGGTACTGCTGATCAAACTTCAACAAGATTCTTGGAGAAAGGTGATTACTTAAGGTTACGTACAATGACTCTAGATTACAATATGCCTAGAGATATGATTGATGGTATGGGGTTAAATTCATTAAGGTTCTTTGTAGCTGGACAGAATTTATTTACAATCACTGATTTTAGTGGTGATCCAGAAGTTGGTTTAGGTTCTGCAGAATCGGGTGAGCCTGGTGATGTAGGTTTCGTACCTGGATCATTTAACCTATTTAGCTATCCAAACACAAGGTCTTATACTTTTGGTGTTGAAGTAGGATTTTAA
- a CDS encoding ribonuclease HII: MLLKFYKNINETGTDEAGRGCLAGPVTAAAIILPESFENSILTDSKLLSERKRELLEPLLKNESICFGIAHIQPTIIDDINILNASIMAMHNAIDSLSQIPEYIIVDGNRFKPFKNIDHSCIIKGDSKYLSIAAASVLAKTARDAYMLKLHEEYPMYNWKKNKGYPTKEHRAAIKKYGPTKYHRMSFKLLPDN; the protein is encoded by the coding sequence ATGCTTCTTAAATTTTACAAAAATATTAACGAAACAGGTACTGACGAGGCTGGAAGAGGTTGCTTGGCGGGACCTGTGACCGCTGCAGCAATAATACTGCCAGAATCTTTCGAAAACTCAATTTTAACAGATTCAAAGCTTTTATCTGAGCGAAAAAGAGAACTTCTAGAACCTCTTTTAAAGAATGAGAGCATATGCTTTGGCATTGCTCATATTCAGCCTACGATAATAGATGACATCAATATTTTAAATGCTTCTATTATGGCGATGCATAATGCGATAGATTCCCTATCTCAAATACCAGAGTATATAATTGTAGATGGCAACAGATTTAAACCTTTCAAAAACATAGACCATTCTTGCATAATAAAAGGGGACTCTAAATATCTAAGTATTGCAGCAGCTTCTGTATTGGCGAAAACTGCTCGTGACGCCTACATGTTAAAACTACATGAGGAATACCCTATGTATAACTGGAAAAAGAACAAAGGCTACCCTACAAAAGAGCACAGAGCTGCCATTAAAAAATATGGACCTACCAAGTACCATAGAATGAGTTTTAAGCTTTTGCCAGACAACTAA
- a CDS encoding RagB/SusD family nutrient uptake outer membrane protein — protein MSCDDELNDLQPFVEGNPETFFNSVSAFQNGVDGAYRQLWNYYSSTGSGLQGIPDILSDNVIIAQTGRRSNQDYYNYRYVSGTGGAIDLYWSEAYEAVNVANLVIAQIDNLGDGADKDNILGQALAIRAWAHFDLVRVYGKIPTQSADANASLGVVYIKVEDGDTEDPFAEPTRETVASNYAEIIGDLERASQLIGADNGQGKLNTDGVYALLSRVYLYNGEYQKVIDAADEVSVPLATAEDLEGLYTDANEAGIVVKLAINTSSESGGNNVGVLYSQSNATSTISEYVFDFDFINSIAEDDLRKDAISFVGLNSDNQYNAISKFLGETGQVNGRVDVKVMRAAEVLLNKAEAQFELGQDALSTLNELRDLRYVAYDGGEAGQDLEDAIQFERRVELSFEGHRFFDLKRRGEPVMRSTMGDIIDGTGTPPDFPTLDADNFRFQLPIPISEINANQNMVQNPGY, from the coding sequence ATGTCCTGCGATGATGAGTTGAATGATCTACAACCGTTTGTAGAAGGAAACCCTGAAACATTTTTTAATAGTGTTTCTGCATTCCAGAATGGTGTAGATGGTGCTTACAGGCAATTGTGGAATTACTATTCAAGCACTGGTTCAGGTTTACAAGGTATTCCTGATATCCTTTCAGATAATGTAATTATTGCACAGACGGGCAGACGTTCAAATCAAGATTATTATAACTACAGGTATGTATCTGGTACTGGTGGTGCAATTGATTTGTATTGGAGTGAAGCTTACGAGGCCGTAAACGTTGCCAACTTGGTAATTGCTCAAATTGATAACTTAGGTGATGGTGCTGATAAGGATAATATCTTAGGGCAGGCTTTAGCAATTAGAGCTTGGGCACATTTTGATCTTGTTAGGGTTTATGGTAAAATACCAACACAATCTGCAGATGCTAACGCTTCTTTAGGTGTTGTTTACATTAAAGTTGAAGACGGCGATACAGAGGATCCTTTTGCAGAACCTACAAGAGAAACTGTTGCTAGCAACTATGCTGAAATTATCGGCGATTTAGAAAGAGCTAGTCAGTTAATCGGAGCCGATAATGGTCAAGGAAAATTAAATACAGATGGGGTATATGCACTTTTATCTAGAGTTTACCTATACAATGGTGAATACCAAAAGGTAATTGATGCTGCTGATGAAGTTAGTGTTCCGTTGGCAACTGCAGAAGATTTAGAAGGTTTATATACTGATGCAAATGAAGCTGGTATAGTTGTAAAACTTGCAATTAATACTTCTTCTGAGAGTGGTGGTAACAATGTTGGTGTATTATACAGCCAATCAAATGCTACTTCTACTATTTCAGAATATGTTTTCGATTTTGATTTTATTAATAGTATTGCTGAAGATGATTTAAGAAAAGACGCTATTTCTTTTGTAGGTTTAAATTCAGACAATCAATATAATGCAATCTCTAAATTTTTAGGAGAAACCGGTCAGGTTAATGGTCGTGTTGATGTTAAGGTTATGAGAGCTGCAGAAGTTTTATTAAATAAAGCAGAAGCACAATTTGAATTAGGGCAAGATGCTTTATCAACACTTAATGAGCTTAGAGATTTAAGATACGTAGCTTATGATGGTGGTGAAGCTGGTCAAGATCTTGAAGATGCTATTCAATTCGAAAGAAGAGTTGAATTGTCATTTGAAGGTCATAGATTCTTTGATTTGAAACGTCGTGGAGAACCTGTAATGCGTTCTACAATGGGAGACATTATCGATGGTACTGGAACACCTCCAGATTTTCCAACTTTAGATGCTGACAATTTTAGATTCCAATTACCAATTCCTATTTCTGAAATCAATGCTAACCAAAATATGGTTCAGAATCCTGGCTATTAA
- a CDS encoding ribonuclease HII, with protein sequence MRLTLLYALIILFGISCTSKKKSENSILDLVPPNASVVFKINDFETLNDELTTNEILNSLESQKPFIDVKKILTPINYLTNQKKGLLALSADSTRIDYTYISSDSLVITNGDSISNKSIESYNYNEVAITTYKIEKDTFYSTLIEKHWVLSSSQSLLQNLINTIETPVKNESLERFYEVSNTDKVANIWIDLESGRMLFQKLLSDDQHISSFGSSMSLDLSLKDNEILFNGVAESNVGKNLFLNLFNNTKPIQNKTWSLTPSDANNMTSFGLDDFNKYTHNKTLNNYPTTVLDSLLSTVEEIGIAEYNNEHVLFLRTYGTATLLDYINEEKVSAEEFSSNEIWGLKSNLEIFDPLTPLIGEHSFEFASIVENTFLFSKSKSTLESVITKIKTGDTFDKTTLFKNAENNLTSSSSVVSISNLKGFVTAMNESVSKTLSNSFASSKLDDYVFASQIIADAGFFHTNFLIKKITKEEESSSVSSAFEVKFDTDLATLPQFVTNHSNRRKEIIVQDQENILYLISNSGKIIWKKQLNGTIQGKVQQVDLFKNGKLQLAFTTNNEFLILDRNGKDVQSFTKKYTGGNLNPLAVFDYEGRKNYRFVVTQDKNVFMYNSKGDIVKGFTYDTAEAPIVAAPQHFRIGKKDYIVFKLENGQLKITNRVGKTRVNVKDKFSFSDNDIKLYQNKFTFTSVDGILYQIDANGKISSSNLNLAKDHGIDATSRTLAIMNDNTLQIRNKKVELELGVYSKPTIFYLNDKIYVSVTDIQNQKIYLFDSQAESIPNFPIFGSSPIDMEDINGNKKPEFVFKDQENSFKVFKIR encoded by the coding sequence ATGAGGCTTACTTTATTATATGCTTTAATTATCCTTTTCGGCATATCTTGTACATCTAAAAAAAAATCTGAAAATTCTATCTTAGATTTAGTTCCCCCTAATGCCAGCGTAGTTTTTAAAATAAATGATTTTGAAACGCTTAATGATGAGCTTACGACTAACGAAATTTTAAATTCACTTGAGTCGCAAAAGCCATTTATAGATGTAAAGAAAATTCTAACTCCGATTAACTATCTTACTAATCAGAAAAAAGGGTTATTAGCTTTATCGGCTGATAGTACTCGAATAGATTATACCTACATATCATCAGATAGTTTAGTGATTACTAATGGTGATTCTATTTCGAACAAAAGTATTGAGTCGTATAATTATAATGAGGTAGCCATCACCACATACAAAATTGAAAAGGACACTTTTTATAGCACGTTGATCGAGAAGCATTGGGTTTTAAGTTCTTCTCAATCATTACTACAAAACCTTATAAATACTATTGAAACCCCAGTAAAAAATGAATCGTTAGAACGCTTTTACGAAGTTTCGAACACTGACAAGGTTGCAAATATTTGGATAGATTTAGAAAGTGGCAGAATGCTATTTCAAAAATTACTTTCTGATGATCAACATATTTCAAGCTTCGGAAGTTCGATGTCTCTAGACCTATCCTTAAAGGACAACGAAATCTTATTTAACGGGGTCGCTGAATCAAATGTAGGTAAAAATCTATTCCTGAATCTATTCAACAACACAAAACCTATTCAAAACAAAACATGGAGTTTAACACCTAGCGATGCCAACAATATGACATCATTTGGTTTAGATGATTTTAATAAATACACTCACAACAAAACACTTAACAACTACCCCACCACGGTTTTAGATTCACTTCTTAGTACCGTTGAAGAAATTGGAATCGCGGAGTATAACAACGAACACGTTTTGTTTTTGAGAACATACGGTACCGCAACACTACTTGACTATATTAATGAGGAGAAAGTATCTGCCGAAGAATTTAGCAGTAATGAAATTTGGGGATTAAAATCTAATCTTGAAATATTTGACCCGTTAACACCTTTAATTGGAGAACATTCTTTTGAATTTGCGAGTATTGTTGAGAATACTTTTCTTTTTTCTAAGTCTAAGAGCACGCTAGAATCTGTAATCACCAAAATAAAAACGGGTGATACTTTTGACAAGACCACCTTATTTAAAAATGCAGAAAACAATCTTACTTCTTCTTCAAGTGTAGTGTCCATTTCCAATTTAAAAGGTTTTGTTACCGCAATGAATGAATCTGTTTCTAAAACCCTAAGCAATTCATTTGCCTCCAGCAAATTAGATGATTATGTTTTTGCCTCTCAGATAATCGCAGATGCGGGATTCTTTCACACCAATTTCTTAATAAAAAAAATTACAAAAGAAGAGGAGTCAAGTTCTGTTTCTTCTGCTTTTGAAGTCAAATTCGATACTGACCTGGCTACCTTACCACAATTTGTAACGAACCATAGCAATAGAAGAAAAGAGATTATAGTTCAAGACCAAGAAAATATACTCTACTTAATTTCTAATAGTGGAAAAATTATTTGGAAAAAACAACTTAACGGAACTATACAGGGTAAAGTTCAGCAGGTTGACTTGTTTAAGAATGGAAAATTACAGTTAGCATTTACCACGAACAACGAATTCTTAATTTTAGATAGAAATGGAAAAGATGTTCAATCGTTTACCAAAAAGTACACTGGTGGTAACTTAAACCCACTAGCCGTATTTGACTATGAGGGCCGTAAAAATTATCGCTTTGTTGTTACTCAAGATAAAAACGTATTCATGTATAACAGCAAAGGAGACATAGTTAAAGGTTTTACTTATGATACTGCCGAAGCACCCATAGTAGCCGCTCCTCAACATTTTAGAATCGGTAAAAAAGATTATATCGTTTTTAAATTAGAGAACGGTCAATTAAAAATAACTAACAGGGTAGGTAAAACTAGGGTTAACGTTAAAGACAAGTTCTCATTTTCTGATAATGACATTAAGCTGTATCAGAACAAGTTTACATTTACCTCTGTCGACGGTATACTGTATCAAATAGATGCTAACGGAAAAATCTCATCAAGTAATCTAAACCTTGCCAAAGACCACGGTATAGATGCTACTTCAAGAACTTTAGCTATCATGAATGACAATACTTTACAGATTCGCAACAAGAAGGTAGAGCTTGAATTAGGAGTATATTCAAAACCAACCATCTTTTACCTTAACGATAAAATTTACGTTTCAGTTACCGATATACAAAATCAGAAAATATACCTCTTTGATAGTCAAGCTGAATCAATTCCAAATTTTCCGATTTTTGGTAGTTCACCAATTGACATGGAAGATATAAACGGAAATAAAAAACCAGAATTTGTATTTAAAGACCAAGAAAACAGCTTTAAAGTTTTTAAAATACGATAA